AAAACACAGTAACATAAAAACTCACAAGCTTCACAGACACAAAGCTGTGACAGTTGATAGTTGAACATTTGGATGGTGTTAATActgaaagtgttgttgttttcttagaAGGTAGCATGTTGTGGAAGGTTCAAAATGTAAAGAATGAGAGATTTGCGTGCTTAGTCTTTGGAATTGATGTCTTCTTGATTCAGTCCCAAATCTAAAGCTAGACAACATCGAGACTAGTTGATTGTAGCTGTACATTTACCAATCAAACTGAGCAGAATCTTCAAGAGAGATGTGAAAGGTGAGACAGGTGATAGGATTGAGTTTTAAATTGGAAATGTATCTATGAAAGTGATAAAGAATGCATCAGGAAGTTGACCAACGTCTGAGCAAGTGTTTATGGTAAACTAGAGATATCCAAAGTAACATTCTGTAGCTCTGTTGTTGCCTTTGTTGCGTTGTTGCCTTTACTGTGGTTTACAGTTGAAACTTTGTATCCATGCAACCTGAAATGGTTTATGTTCCTTAACTGCCTTTAGTTTCTGTGATCTTTTAGCACCTTGAAAATTCAAGATAACACATGCAAGGGTTATAGTATATCATCTCAGCATTTATATAACTTTGAGTAGTATTGCATCAATTATAAAGGCGACCACAAAATATCAGAGCTAATGCTTACTAATTATTGTAAATAGTGCTTAAAATGTCTGACTGTGTGACTTTTATCTGACTTTTCGTAATGATATTTCACTTTGGTAGACCGATTTGACTTTGTAAAAGCTGCAAAAACAGTAAATCTCCCGGCACAAATTCAAACTTTGAACAGGAGGCAACACAGTGATAGTACAGAATGACATATTATTCACCTACACAGGTGTGAATGTATTTTAAACTGAGaatattgattaaaatagaCTTAAAACTTTGAGTCAAATTAACCGGTGGCTGTTTTAGTGGCCAGTATTAGTGATTCATAAAATAGTATTAAACATGAACTGAGTTTGGGGCGAGTAATACAGTGAACAatattataaaacaaataatttgaCCCTTATAAATGCAAGATGTGCAAAAATTAAAGTGTAGAACTTGATACAGAGAAATAATTTAGTATATGCACACCATATAAATACGTCTGAAGTGTGTAATATGTTGTAAGAAATACATGGGAAGTTAACACAATTGTTATACATATATAGCAAGAAATGTATGGTGAAATAAGTACACATTTACAGCTAATAAATAGGATGTTGGTGTGTACAGAAATGTGTAGATGTCTAAAATAGAGAGACCTTGTGCAGAGAAGTTACTAAAGTGCAAACTTATGCAGTCTGaagtaaaatattgttttaaaattgcACACCCATTTTACGCAGTTCCACTGTTCTGTAAAAATATGAAGCTATGTAAACAGACTTGTTGGTCTGTTCTCATTGACATGAAATCCTGGTGACCGCAGAATATATTATATCATGATGATAAATACTGCTTTACATGAAACACTGAACATTGATGTGTTGTGAAATAAAAGTTCTATGGAAGAAATCTTTGTCCACTTTTGCTCTGTATGTTCATGTTAGTTTATCTATGGAGGTTGAGTACACAGTACATGTGAGACAAACAGGTGTTAAAATGCATTACATCTTATTGATTAACCCTGTCTCATTTTAACTGTAAGAAAACTGGGTCTTTATGCGGTACTGTTCCACATATTATTCTGATAATTTTCTTTAACATGCAAGTAGATTAATGCTGGCATAAAACAAGGAATTCATATTTAAAGTTAATCTGATGCCAGCTTTGTCAAATTAAGCCTCTTCTGAAGGATCAGGGTTGGGTTGAAGCTTAGTTAAAAAACTTTATGATCTGCTCTGGAAAATCAAACCGAAATCTTAATGTCAGGTCATGTTTTCTGACTGAAAAATTTgattctttttacatttgtttgtgttttgagagTTTGGTCTACCAACCCAGCATTTGTCTTAGAGAGGAAAGTCAAAAAGATTTCATGCAGACTTTTTGAAAACCAAAGTTGGTCTTTTTAAGGTTTACTCTAAAAGGACTTAAGTATTTAGCTTTGTGCTCAAATTCCAAAAGCTTGAGTAGGTAAAATTGTGATGATATAAATTGGATCAATATTGCCTTTAggtcttaaaaaaatgtaaacaaaccaTAAAACTTTGAACTCCAAATCACAAAACACTGTAGACTAGAGGTACTAAAACGTGCATCCCAtccaaatgtactgtatgtatccaAACCAAACAATGTGGCAAACAAATGTAGAATTaaataaatctttattgtgGGACATTGATTGGTGGAGCAGCTATGCAGACACATATGAACAAAAAGAAACGATCAAGTGTTTGTGATCGTACAAATGTAAAGTTAAAGATTTTTAAGCCATTCCAAGTTGTTTCCTTTTGGTTCACTCGGATGAGCAGGGACATCAGGCATGTTTCCATCATCTCGCACAGGGACTGCATTGGAAAAGTAAGGAGGGGAAAAAGCTTTAATATTTGATTAGAAGGGTGTTGAAGTAAATAGTTAAAATTCCCAGAGCTGTTCCACAGGCATCAGCATTGTGTAGCATCATGcagtgacacacaaacacaacctgCTGTAAAATGACCGGTGTGAACCGTGTTTACCTGGGTAGTTGTATGGCACAGACGAATTGATCATTCCTGTATACTTTGTGATGGGGCTGATTAACGGAAGAGCAAAACCTGAGAAAATACAAAGTTGTATTAACGTACAcaatatattattacatttatattgtaCTTTGGTCAAATGACAAGAAAACATGGGTTAATGTCCCCAGAACAGCTCATGCTGAAACAAAGActacagagagagagcacacCTTACTCCTATTCTGGGTACActgatttcaattcaattttttattcatcgattttattgatttaaatttTTGGAATCAATTTATTGACTCTTATATACTTTCTAGTTCCAGGTAGACTCTGAATATGTAAAGACATCTCAATATATTAACAACTGAGGTGCTTTTGGCTTGTTTCTTTTAGAAAACCATATCATAGTCCCCTTTATATGTAGTTTTGTTGATCTAGCATAATAGCAGTAACGTAGATACATACATGTTTTCAAGAAGACATGATCTTATGCTGTGATTTTGGCTGAATGTAACTTTATTTGATTTGTCAAATGGAGAACCAGTAAATGGTGATGGTTTGGAGGGCCTTTTATTATTTACTCATTGAGTAAGGCCCATATTGTATGTTATATAATACATTGAATGAGACTGAACTGAAAACAGTTGAGGTAAAGTAAATATATGCCTGTGGAATCTTTGTAGGTCCATATGTGGGATacaggtattttttttctttcataataaatgttgctttattggcataATAATTAGGTTCATTATTTCCAAAGCAAGTTGTACACTGTTGTGCTTTTTCTATCACACGCACTGGAGGCTGGTTACTAACCTATCAATCCAATAGCACAGGAGGCCAGGATAACAGGCTCCTTATTCCATGCATTCTTCAGGAACGCTGCGATCCCTGGAGACAAAAACAGGACAGGTTGAATACCTCCACAGCTGACGATCAACCTacggttagctaacgttagccaccGTTAGCAACACATCCAAGGTCACGTTTTTCGTTTTATTTCGAATGGATATAATTGTGTTAGAGTAACTCTGAGACTTAGTTGACGTACTTACAAATGTTTTAAGTCTTTATTTATGCTATCTGGAGGTCTTTATAAATCTAATTTTACCTGGTGTATGTACAAAAGATGACAAAACAACCACATACCCGCCATGTTGTCTTCTGTAGTTTCAAAACCCCAAAGGGGGTCATGGAAATGATAGTATGCGTGAGTAGAAATTTTTGCGCGGGGcgataaaaaaattttttaaaaaaaaaaaccctttggaTAGACGAGAATGAAGAGGACGGACTGCTCTTGCTTTGCTTTACGTTTGATTTAAGCCAAAAATTCCAGAAAAAGACGCTTACTAGATCCCAGATTAAATCAAATTTTAGCGTTTGAAAAAGTTTTGTCCCGGTTTTAAACCCCAGGACACCTGCCGCTGACCCGTGTTTTTTGGCCTATTTGCAGAAATGAAGTAAAGTTTCGGGCTAGAACATGTTGcttatattttttgtcatttagttaaaagatattttttagtATTAAATTCCTAATAACTCAAAAAAAACTCCTGTATTTGAAAAACCCCCTCACAAGTTCCCCCAAAAACTTCCCATGAAACACTTACTTGGTcttaacattttgatattttgctTTTACGTATACATTTAGTTATAATTATTGtgctcattattttttttttgtcagtgtgttAAAGTGTGGGTGTCTAAATTAGGCATTAATTGATTTTCTGTGTGAGTTTCTGTTTTTCCTGACTAAGTACCGTTTGAATCAAAGGGTTTTACGACCTGTAGTTACATTCCCCctttaaaatcctttaaaaagatcataaaacattttataaaaagtaTGGGGAATTCATACCAGCACttaacacataaacacacacataaataattgtgttttttatatatatatatatatatacatacatacaaaattgTATCTTTCTATCCAGATGATGGAGGATTTCTCTGGTTTGGCTCTGCCCCCTCTGTTTGGAGGACACATCCTGGAGGCCGAGCTGGAGCCTGGAGGTGTGGAGCTGGGGCCGGGAGAGGTAATAATGTTTACTTAATTATCACGGTAATGGTAAGGTTGATGCAAAAAAGCAAGAACACCTAGTAGCCAGTCCTGAGCCCCAAAGTCATGTACCAAATATGACCAAATTTAACAACACCATTTAGCTTGCAAGAATAAAATATACTGAAATTGGTCTGATGAAGGTAATTTCCAACTGGGATTGAATGCATTAATGACACAGTGCATCAAAGTAGGTACATAATAATGAAACCATTATTttaccattattttttttctaagcaCTGATTATATTGCTACAATATTAAGCCACACTATTTTATTATAATAGATTCAGCagttgaaatctttttttgtgacaacTGTTCCATTGGaaacacactgaaaacactgaCACAAATGGCCAAACGCAAAACCGAAACAAGGTTTTTTCACTTTAGGTGGAGCTGGGCTCGGGGAGCAATGAGCTGCTGGAGAGTACAGCACAGGAGGATGAAGAGAGAAGAGCTCTTGATAAgaggaaatatctggctctgaACAGGAGATGTAAGGACATTGAACAGGTGTGTGCAAGCTTGCATATGCATGCATACAAGTGTGttatggttaggtttaggaataTGGCTTAGATGgttgtttattgtcatttaattacaatttttttcaaatcatttctagctatagactttttttttttttttacaaaccaaCACTAATCACTGATAGATTATTGTAGAACTGCAAATGTTGCTGCAGAACATGCTACTCCTTTCAGAAATGCCTTTTGaatgattgattttttattattaaagactATGATACTTTATGATTATTCTGCTGCTTTTCATCACAGTTTTGTTAAGTGGCATATGTCTGGCAAAAAATCCCAAATTCCAATTTAGCAATCAGATATTGGACTAATACTGATATTACTGTTTTTTAGCTCATATCAATTAGGTATTATggtgtacagtggtgtgaaaaagtgtttgcccccttcctcatttcctgttcctttgcatgtttgtcacacttaagtgtttcggaacatcaaaccaatttaaacaatagtcaaggacaacacaagtaaacacaaaatgcaatttgtaaatgaaggtgtttattattaaaggtgaaaaaaaatccaaaccatcatggccctgtgtgaaaaagtgattgccccccttgttaaaacatactataactgtggttgtccacacctgagttcaatttctctagccacacccaggcctgattattgccacacctgttcacaatcaaggcatcacttaaataggagctgcttgacacagtaaggtccaccagaagatccttaaaagctacacatgccgagacccaaagaaattcaggaacaattgagaaagaaagtaattgagatctatcagtctggaaagggttataaagccatttcctaAGCTTtaggaatccagcgaaccacagtgagagccattatccacaaatgacgaagacatggaacagtggtgaaccttcgcaggagtggccggccgcccaaaattaccccaagagcgcagcgacgactcatccaagaggtcacaaaagaccccacaacaacgtccaaagaactgcaggcctcacttgcctcagttaaggtccgcgttcatgcctccaccatcaggataagactgggcaaaaatggcctgcatggcagagttccaaggagaaaaccactgctgagcaaaaagaacatcaaagctcgtctcaatttctccacaacacatcttgatgatccccaagacttttgggacaacattctgtggaccgatgagacaaaagtggaactctttggaaggtgtgtgtccaagtatatctgacgtagaaggaacactgcgtttcataaaaagaacattataccaacagtaaaatatggtggtggtagtgtgatggtctggggctgttttgctgcttcaggacctggaagacttgccatgataaaaggaactatgaattctgcggtctaccaagagatcctgaaggagaatgtccgaccatctgttcgtgtactcaagctgaaacaaacttgggttctgcagcaggacaatgatcctaaacacaccagcaagtccaccaccgaatggctgaagaataacaaaatgaagactttggagtggcctagccaaagtcctgacctgaatcctattgagatgttgtggtatgaccttaaaaaggccgttcatgctcgaaaaccctctaatgtaactgaattaggacaattctgcaaagatgagtgggccaaaattcctccaggacgctgtaaaagcctcattgcacgttatcgcaaacgcttggttgcagttgttgctgctaagggtggcccaaccagttattaggtttagggggcaatcactttttcacacagggccatgatggtttggatttttttccacctttaataataaacaccttcatttacaaattgcattttgtgtttacttgtgttgtccttgactattgtttaaattggtttgatgttccgaaacacttaagtgtgacaaacatgcaaaggaacaggaaatgaggaagggggcaaacactttttcacaccactgtatctaTAATCAGTTCCTCCCTCAGCACCCTGTAATCACATTAACACACTCAAATGGGTATTTTTTTAGGTGAATCAGAAGATTCTTGGTCGCCTTCATCGAGTACACAGAATTACACGGCGCATGAAGAAGGAGAGACGGTACAAAACACCATTATAGTCACTCAATTTCAGCATTTCCCTCTTGATGGCCCATCTGAAGACTTTGTTAATCCTGCAGGTTTCTCATGAAGACTTTAGATGCTCACGGGGATGACTACAGAAACGCCCAGCTCACTATACTTCTAGAGGTAAGAGTaagaagatgagaaagatggACAGAGGGCTGTATGtgatacatttaaaagaagaaaagaatgcACTTATCACTCaatttttgaaaacattatCAACAAATTAGTTATGTGTTCACATAATCACTCAGTACTTCAGGCCTGATACAATCATATGAATTCATTTACATTAGCAGTTGACCATGGGTGGATTAATATGCTACGGGGCAAAAATGTAGGCCCTTCTTGACTTGAAAATAAAGCTgcaagcaaaaataaaataactaagGTCATTAATCTTATTTTTTGAAACTGTACCCTTCTACAAGATAGGGCCGCAAGATCAGATACTAATGCAGGACTCACTTTAGCTGATATTTATGTTCAGATTTAGAAAACCAATACACTAATTTGGGGTGTTGGGTTCTCTAAAGGTACAAGGGCAGATACCCAGCCGGTCTGCTAATTCATTTGATGTACCATTAATAATTtaggggtggtagtagctcagtccatagggagttgggttgggaactggagggttgctggtttaagtccccgtacggaccaaagtatggtggggGACTGGTAGCTAGAGAGGTGCCAGTTTACCTCCTggacactgccaaggtgctcttgagcaaggcactgaacccccaaccgctcggggcacctttccatgggcagccccctcactctgacatctcttagTGTAGgccctgagcatgtgtgtgtaattcaggcctgtgtgtaatgtgtgtaaaaacaacaaagtgaaaagtgtagtttccccttgagggattaataataataaagtataataataataataataataaatacatatatgatCAACTTTGTTTAAGGCCTtatacattttgaatgtttcatcttttcttttataaGGATGAACCTGGAGCCCAATTAGATCCCGCTGATGGAGTGGAGGATTACCGGCTCAATGGTGTGTCTTGTTCCACTTTGTCTGCAGCATTGCATCATGCTGCTGGACCAAAGCGGAGGAGGCACCGAATCCCACGGCAAGAAAAAGATAAAGACCAACAGGTAGGTGAAGAACTCTGTTGGAGTGCTAATGTCCATTCAAgcgtatttgtgtgtgtgtgcgtgcgtgcgtgcatgcgtgggtgggtgtgggtgggtagTTTCAAATGCAGATGGGTGTCATAAATGTAGGCATTATTGATTTTCTGTTGACTGAGTTTCTGCTTCTTTTCCTAGACTGAACCAGACATGTCAGTGTTGGCAGAGACACAGTTTGGAGAAATGCCCAGCCCAACCTCTCTGTCTCACTGATAGTTGCACTGCAGCCCTAGATATGATGATGAAGAAGCACCcagtttttcttaaattttcAATAGATGCTTCTGTTCAGCCAAGGTTTATACTGTTTGTAGTTTTACTTGAACATTGGGAATAGATTGAATTCATGTAAGGTAAAATGAGATGTTTTTCTCCTGGTAAatgtacatttgttttgtatacATTGTTTGCTTTTGTCGTAATTTGTCCTTAGACTTGATGACAACACATAATTATGACCAGTGGCAAACTGTGCACATTGCCATGGACAACCTTGTTTGGTAAATATCTGGCAACATAGATACAGTTATTGTAGGGTTGCAAACTTATCAATGGCTTTCACAATATATTCCTGGATACTATCAATGATTTCATGATTCATGATTAAGTTTCAGGAACTGCTCATATAAATTTCTATTTGGCTGTTGTCtattgtaaagtgttttttaatttcaatttttgaGTCTTTTAATTATTGTGTTTTAACGGTTTTAAGTTTCCCAGTGTTAAGAAAGTTCTGTTGTATAGATTTTATTATATTTGCTGATGTTGCCCCGAAACAGACACAGATTTCGCTACTTTTACTGATGTTTACATCTGCATAAACAATTTAAACTGTGTGTTCTATTATGTTTCTATACAATAATTAACAATTGTTTCAggcaggaaaaagaaaaaaaatcttcactTGAGGTCAACTTGCTAGGTTTTTCTGGAGCTTTTAGCCTCATGGCACAGTCTTCCTCATGGGATGGAGTTTactcagttgtcatggagatcAATCTCTCACCATAAATGAACAAGGAATTAACTATATATCTGAAGTAACATCTATTACAATATCCATAATACGAGGTTAGAGGTTAATAAAGATAAACTATAGAAatgtttcaaaaaataaatattggacGTGTCCGATTTCAGCTTTGGTCTTGTGTTGATCACAGTTCATCAGACGGCTGAGCCAATGATCTAACCCCATTCCAGCGGATGTCTCTCAGTGACAGGCGTGAGCTATGTCCAACCAGATTGCGCAAATTGGATTTAGGGCGGGGCCTTAAGGCGGAGGTGGGATTTTAGCTACCGTCCATCTTCAGCTACATTACAGTGAGCGAGCTTGtcgaaaagaaaacacaatttgGAAGTAAAGAAGACTTTCTGGAATTAGTTTTGGCTGTATTTGAAAAAGACAAACGAAAGCCCATAACCTAGGTAAATGTCGTAAAGAACTATAAATCTAGATGCTCGGGTTGACCCAGTTTCCCTTTTTCCTAAATTTGGCTAGCTGGCTAGCTAAGCTGCTAGCTAGCATTTTATGCATTAGCTAGCCAGACAGTTAGCCATATTAGCTAGCAGGTTAACGATAAGAATGGATTCTGATATACTGTGCCTTTCACAACGCAAACCCACCATATAAAGGCTATACTGGACCCCAACATAATGATGCATGAATATGACGTCCATTCATCAATATGCTCCGTGGTACTTGTTTTGAAACGGGCCAGTCAACCGAGCGAGGTGGACGAGCTAAGATGCTGgctaatgttaacgttagctggctAGGTGGCTAATGCAACTGACAACTATGTCTATCATATTGGTAACAGCAAGATCAGCTACGTTCATAACAATATAACCATAGTTCTGATGTAATGTGTCCTTCAGTTCTGAAGAGACAACGTTATTTGTGCAGCTGAGTTAACTAGCCAGCTAGCTGGATATAACGTCAGCTCCACTCCGATGTAACGTTACTGATGCTCTGTTGAAgggattgtgttttgtttgaatggACGTTTGGTTTTCTTTACATAGCCAACTTTGTGACAGACGGAATGTGGACATTGTCGTAGTCAGAGCCATGGCTGACAAGAGAAAACTACAAGGTATGAATGTTGATGAACTCATCAGTAATGTTGCAAAGGATCCATCACAGTGTCCAGTCTGGCAACTTGCACAGAGACTTGGAATGACTTCATCTCGCAAAGTTTTTGGTGTTGCACAGATTGATGTTGTGAATGATGTTGGACCACATGTTGTATCTCCCCAGGTGAGATCGATAGATGTTTGAAAAAAGTAGCTGAAGGTGTAGAACAGTTTGAAGACATCTGGCAAAAGGTAAGAGATCTTTGC
The Etheostoma spectabile isolate EspeVRDwgs_2016 chromosome 6, UIUC_Espe_1.0, whole genome shotgun sequence genome window above contains:
- the tfpt gene encoding TCF3 fusion partner; its protein translation is MMEDFSGLALPPLFGGHILEAELEPGGVELGPGEVELGSGSNELLESTAQEDEERRALDKRKYLALNRRCKDIEQVNQKILGRLHRVHRITRRMKKERRFLMKTLDAHGDDYRNAQLTILLEDEPGAQLDPADGVEDYRLNGVSCSTLSAALHHAAGPKRRRHRIPRQEKDKDQQTEPDMSVLAETQFGEMPSPTSLSH
- the ndufa3 gene encoding NADH dehydrogenase [ubiquinone] 1 alpha subcomplex subunit 3 produces the protein MAGIAAFLKNAWNKEPVILASCAIGLIGFALPLISPITKYTGMINSSVPYNYPVPVRDDGNMPDVPAHPSEPKGNNLEWLKNL